CAAAAACGTTGAGAAATGGGGCAGGGCATTCCTGGATCGTTTGAAGGAGTCTTCTTACGATGGTAAGAGGGTACGGAGGAAGAAGGTATGAGCCAGAAGGATGAGTTGTTGAATCGCATTAAGTCTTCTTCAGGGCTTTTGTTGCTTTTTGATTTTGACGGGACCCTTGTTGATATAGCCCCGACACCTGATTCGGTTATCCCTCCGCCTGAGTTAAAGATAGTCCTGCGACAGCTTTTAGAGCGTCCCATGACTAACGTGGCGATCCTCAGCGGAAGAAGCCTTTCAGAGCTGCAGGAGTTTATTCCATCTACAATCCCTGTTGCGCTTGCCGGATGTCATGGGTGCGAGCTTCAGATGCCTGGAGAGCTTGAACAGTCCATACTTGATGATGAAGCGATTCAGCAAGATTTAGATGTTTTTGCGACAAGCCTTGAAGAGCTCGCGGACTGGCCAGGCATAATTATCGAGCACAAAGGATGTGCCGTTGCCATGCACTACCGCCTCGCCGATGAAACGACGGTAGAGCACGCCTACGAGGAGTTTTACTCTAAAGCCGAAGCTCTTGAGAGCTACGAGGAGATGGAGATCGTCGAAGGCAAGGAGGTTGTGGAGCTGCGTCCTTCAGGCATGAACAAGGGGATTGCGGTCTCCTTCCTTGTCGAAAACTTTTGTCCCTCAGACAACGCGCTGATCGTCTACTTTGGTGACGACACCACCGACCGTGATGGTTTTGCAGCGTTGCCTGAGGGTGCACTTCGAGTAGCGGTGGGGGAGAAGCTGGCCGATCAAG
The DNA window shown above is from candidate division TA06 bacterium B3_TA06 and carries:
- the otsB gene encoding trehalose-phosphatase; the encoded protein is MSQKDELLNRIKSSSGLLLLFDFDGTLVDIAPTPDSVIPPPELKIVLRQLLERPMTNVAILSGRSLSELQEFIPSTIPVALAGCHGCELQMPGELEQSILDDEAIQQDLDVFATSLEELADWPGIIIEHKGCAVAMHYRLADETTVEHAYEEFYSKAEALESYEEMEIVEGKEVVELRPSGMNKGIAVSFLVENFCPSDNALIVYFGDDTTDRDGFAALPEGALRVAVGEKLADQADYVFSSPAELLELIRGLLQ